A single Vibrio sp. YMD68 DNA region contains:
- the traD gene encoding conjugative transfer system coupling protein TraD (Members of this protein family are the putative conjugative coupling factor, TraD, as the term is used for the SXT and TOL plasmid systems.), protein MKENAYEMPWRTNYEAMAAAGWLVGATGAIAAEMLTELPAEPFWWMTGISSGMALYRLPEAYRLYKLQKGLKGKPLAFMALSHLQKVMAKHPDELWLGYGFEWDQRHAQRAYEILKRDKQTLLNQGHGKQMGSTWIHGVEPKEEDVYQPVGHTEGHTLIVGTTGAGKTRCFDAMITQAILRNEAVIIIDPKGDKELKDNAQRACIAAGSPERFVYFHPGFPEHSVRLNPLRNFNRGTEIASRIAALIPSETGADPFKAFGQMALNNIVQGLLLTSQRPDLKTLRRFLEGGPEGLVVKAVTAWGEQVYPNFNVEIKRFTEKANTLAKQAMAMLLFYYERIQPVAANTDLEGLLSMFEHDRTHYSKMVASLMPVLNMLTSSELGPLLSPIANDVDDSRLITDSGRIINNAQVAYIGLDSLTDAMVGSAIGSLLLSDLTAVAGDRYNYGVENRPVNIFIDEAAEVVNDPFIQLLNKGRGAKMRCVIATQTFADFAARTGSEAKARQVLGNINNLIALRVMDAETQQYITDNLPKTRLQYIMQTQGMSSNSDSPALFTGNHGERLMEEEGDMFPPQLLGQLPNLEYIAKLSGGRVIKGRIPILTSSTQAA, encoded by the coding sequence ATGAAAGAAAACGCATATGAGATGCCCTGGCGCACGAACTATGAAGCCATGGCAGCAGCAGGTTGGCTGGTTGGGGCAACTGGGGCAATTGCCGCAGAAATGCTGACTGAGTTACCAGCTGAACCATTTTGGTGGATGACAGGGATTTCCTCGGGTATGGCGTTGTATCGCCTGCCTGAGGCTTACCGTCTTTATAAGTTGCAGAAGGGGCTAAAAGGCAAACCATTGGCATTTATGGCGCTGTCGCATTTGCAAAAGGTGATGGCAAAACATCCTGATGAATTGTGGTTAGGGTATGGCTTTGAGTGGGATCAACGTCATGCCCAACGCGCTTATGAAATTCTAAAAAGGGATAAGCAAACCTTGCTTAACCAAGGTCACGGCAAACAAATGGGTTCGACCTGGATTCATGGTGTCGAGCCCAAAGAAGAAGATGTGTACCAGCCAGTTGGTCACACTGAGGGGCATACCTTAATTGTCGGTACGACCGGTGCGGGAAAAACCAGATGCTTTGATGCGATGATCACCCAGGCTATTTTGCGCAATGAAGCCGTGATTATTATTGACCCCAAGGGAGACAAAGAACTTAAGGATAATGCACAGCGAGCCTGTATTGCCGCCGGTAGTCCTGAGCGCTTTGTGTATTTTCATCCGGGGTTTCCAGAGCATTCAGTACGACTTAATCCTCTGAGGAACTTTAACCGGGGTACTGAAATTGCTAGCCGAATTGCGGCCTTAATCCCATCCGAAACCGGTGCTGATCCATTTAAAGCCTTTGGTCAAATGGCACTGAATAACATAGTGCAAGGTCTGTTGCTTACGTCACAACGTCCTGATCTGAAAACACTGAGACGATTCTTGGAAGGTGGCCCAGAAGGCTTGGTAGTAAAAGCCGTTACGGCCTGGGGGGAGCAGGTGTATCCGAACTTTAATGTGGAGATTAAGCGCTTTACCGAAAAGGCCAATACCTTGGCTAAACAAGCTATGGCGATGCTGCTATTTTACTACGAACGCATTCAGCCCGTTGCCGCCAATACTGATTTAGAGGGCCTTTTGAGCATGTTTGAACATGACAGAACCCACTATTCCAAGATGGTGGCTTCACTGATGCCGGTGCTCAATATGCTCACCTCAAGTGAACTAGGCCCATTGCTATCACCGATTGCAAACGACGTGGATGACAGCCGGTTAATTACGGATTCTGGCCGTATTATCAACAATGCCCAAGTGGCCTATATCGGGTTGGATTCATTGACCGACGCCATGGTTGGCAGCGCCATTGGTTCGTTGCTTTTATCCGATCTCACCGCCGTGGCCGGTGACCGCTATAACTATGGTGTTGAAAATCGTCCCGTAAATATCTTCATCGATGAGGCGGCTGAAGTCGTCAACGATCCCTTCATTCAACTGCTCAACAAAGGCCGTGGCGCAAAAATGCGTTGTGTGATTGCTACTCAGACCTTTGCTGACTTTGCAGCTCGTACAGGCAGCGAAGCTAAGGCACGCCAGGTGTTAGGTAACATTAACAACTTGATAGCCCTTCGGGTGATGGATGCCGAAACGCAGCAGTACATTACTGACAATCTGCCAAAGACTCGGTTGCAGTACATCATGCAAACTCAGGGTATGTCGTCCAACTCGGACAGCCCCGCGTTGTTTACCGGCAATCATGGCGAACGCTTGATGGAGGAAGAAGGCGATATGTTTCCACCGCAGTTATTGGGCCAGCTCCCCAACCTGGAATACATCGCCAAGCTTTCAGGTGGCCGCGTGATCAAAGGCCGCATTCCTATTTTAACCAGCTCTACACAGGCAGCATAA
- a CDS encoding conjugative transfer protein gives MHHSVCLKMTTLTSKEMLAQWQQYNPQFKETLRLLETDWPHALASVYCLADYLTDAFTLDGHSIFDLCLCNGLGSYEEVSCDDDSVRLWHFIEALTWTAASALTGIRLRDPDHFEWAAVDGVYFHTWIRNRPNRMAYLAEGRIEVRYVSGHTTTKRLQQVIKARIMTPTVAAMLARVEEDVWHEQA, from the coding sequence ATGCATCATTCTGTCTGTCTGAAAATGACAACACTTACCAGTAAAGAAATGCTCGCTCAGTGGCAGCAATATAATCCCCAGTTCAAGGAAACCTTAAGACTACTTGAAACCGACTGGCCTCATGCTTTGGCCTCGGTGTATTGCTTGGCGGATTACTTAACGGATGCGTTCACGTTAGATGGCCATTCCATCTTTGATTTGTGTCTGTGTAATGGCTTGGGCAGTTATGAAGAAGTCAGTTGTGATGATGACAGTGTACGCCTGTGGCATTTCATTGAGGCACTGACCTGGACTGCCGCCAGTGCTTTAACGGGGATTCGGCTGCGTGATCCTGACCATTTCGAGTGGGCCGCCGTGGATGGTGTGTATTTCCACACCTGGATTCGTAATCGTCCAAATCGGATGGCGTATCTGGCTGAAGGACGCATCGAAGTGCGATATGTCAGCGGTCATACGACGACAAAGCGGCTTCAACAAGTGATTAAAGCCCGGATTATGACGCCAACCGTTGCAGCCATGCTGGCCCGAGTAGAAGAGGATGTTTGGCATGAGCAAGCATAA
- a CDS encoding DUF4400 domain-containing protein, whose protein sequence is MSKHKSVWLLCLALMLEIIAIGVLVPGDWTGRVISKEKQMIQNQLGAQTSYWIGQTSHRWYQSWVVDTQMEQSVRDFLIPTEEQRLRSKGMENMGGFWFVWVEDRIQAFFDVLCQVFTRFALLMVWLPFALILMLPALWDGLMTWKIKKTTFDFSSPIIHRYSMIILGSGVILLFMGLFAPLAIPPVMLPSLIIGLALMAGLALSHLQKKI, encoded by the coding sequence ATGAGCAAGCATAAGTCGGTTTGGCTGCTGTGTCTGGCACTGATGCTGGAGATTATTGCCATTGGCGTTTTAGTGCCCGGTGATTGGACTGGCCGGGTCATCAGTAAAGAGAAGCAGATGATCCAGAACCAATTGGGCGCACAAACAAGCTATTGGATTGGTCAAACTAGCCATCGCTGGTATCAGTCATGGGTTGTGGATACGCAGATGGAGCAATCTGTGCGAGATTTTCTAATCCCCACTGAAGAGCAGCGACTGCGCTCTAAAGGGATGGAGAACATGGGTGGCTTTTGGTTTGTGTGGGTAGAAGACCGTATTCAGGCATTTTTTGATGTGCTGTGCCAAGTGTTCACTCGATTTGCTTTGCTGATGGTCTGGTTGCCCTTTGCGCTTATTCTCATGTTACCGGCGTTGTGGGATGGCTTAATGACCTGGAAGATTAAGAAGACAACCTTTGATTTTTCGAGCCCTATCATTCACCGCTACAGCATGATCATCTTGGGCTCAGGCGTCATCTTGCTGTTTATGGGATTGTTCGCCCCGCTGGCCATTCCACCTGTGATGTTACCGTCGCTGATCATCGGTTTGGCATTGATGGCAGGGTTGGCGTTAAGTCACTTGCAGAAGAAGATATGA
- a CDS encoding plasmid-related protein, which translates to MQITKIISSATVERLKQKARKLKREKSIPHTQALDEIAISVGFNHWHQVVQANDLLKPSEVALSSGCVMAFDVKDGMDVDTSDGILIEDHFLEMLTEKQLFEIYANSPDEEDEQNRPLKETLSDSELHEYFRDYCSFMYFRLAEPHTNKSLKEVLALIRQYSFWMPQYIWLQGHLIDTYHLPAEDENGNAVGVRF; encoded by the coding sequence ATGCAAATTACTAAAATCATTTCCTCTGCCACGGTTGAACGTTTAAAGCAAAAAGCACGAAAGCTTAAACGTGAAAAATCTATTCCACACACTCAAGCACTCGATGAAATTGCAATCTCTGTTGGTTTTAATCATTGGCATCAAGTTGTACAAGCTAATGACTTACTGAAGCCATCAGAAGTGGCGTTATCTTCAGGATGTGTCATGGCTTTTGATGTCAAAGATGGTATGGATGTCGATACCAGTGATGGAATTTTAATTGAAGACCACTTCTTGGAGATGCTCACTGAAAAGCAGCTATTCGAAATTTATGCCAATTCCCCTGATGAGGAAGACGAACAAAACAGGCCGCTAAAAGAAACGCTATCGGATTCAGAGCTTCATGAGTATTTTCGAGATTATTGCTCATTCATGTACTTTCGTCTTGCCGAGCCTCATACAAACAAATCGCTGAAAGAAGTATTGGCTCTTATACGACAGTACTCGTTTTGGATGCCGCAATATATTTGGCTTCAAGGTCACCTTATTGATACTTATCATTTGCCAGCTGAAGACGAGAATGGCAATGCCGTAGGCGTAAGGTTTTAG
- the traL gene encoding type IV conjugative transfer system protein TraL, whose amino-acid sequence MEPVSIPSYIDDPPHFLLWSADEMAPILLGLVIGIFTGNALVLCLLGLVTTKLYRRFRDGRPDGFILHAIYWAGLLPTKAKTIPNPFIRSYLP is encoded by the coding sequence ATGGAACCTGTGAGTATTCCGTCCTATATCGATGATCCGCCGCACTTCCTGCTTTGGAGTGCCGATGAGATGGCTCCCATTCTGTTGGGGCTAGTGATCGGCATTTTTACCGGTAATGCCTTGGTTTTATGCCTGTTGGGGTTGGTGACAACCAAGCTCTATCGGCGTTTTCGTGATGGTCGCCCAGATGGTTTTATTCTTCACGCCATCTACTGGGCCGGACTGTTGCCAACCAAAGCCAAGACGATCCCTAACCCATTTATCAGGAGCTATCTGCCGTGA
- a CDS encoding TraE/TraK family type IV conjugative transfer system protein, protein MKFDVFLKSWQGTQLENRWQRFLIAVLVLSNLLLAVAAFSRNTVVAIQPPTLSETAEVSRNQATQPYLESWGLYLAELMGNVTPGNVSFIRVAIEPLLSPAVYQQVVDALEIQARQIREDRVTLKFQPRQVEYEYETGHVFVTGYSLVSGPSGDEQRQTRTYEFDIDIEQYRPKLSWMDTYEGQARTKRVREKLTQEQNRRVNDANQN, encoded by the coding sequence GTGAAGTTCGACGTGTTTTTAAAATCATGGCAAGGCACGCAATTAGAGAACCGATGGCAACGGTTTCTGATTGCAGTGCTGGTGCTATCTAATTTGCTGCTTGCGGTAGCGGCATTTTCTCGCAATACCGTGGTAGCTATTCAACCACCAACCTTGTCTGAAACGGCTGAAGTGTCACGAAACCAAGCCACTCAACCTTACCTTGAATCCTGGGGACTCTACCTGGCTGAGCTTATGGGCAACGTGACGCCGGGTAATGTGTCTTTCATCCGGGTTGCCATTGAGCCGCTACTTTCTCCAGCGGTGTACCAGCAAGTGGTCGATGCACTGGAGATTCAGGCAAGACAAATCCGCGAAGACCGGGTCACGCTCAAATTCCAACCCAGACAAGTGGAGTATGAGTATGAAACCGGGCATGTCTTTGTGACCGGCTATTCCTTGGTCTCTGGGCCATCTGGAGATGAACAGCGCCAAACTCGCACCTATGAGTTTGACATCGATATTGAGCAATACCGTCCAAAACTTAGCTGGATGGATACGTATGAGGGGCAAGCTAGAACGAAGCGCGTTCGTGAAAAGTTGACCCAAGAGCAAAACCGGAGGGTGAATGATGCGAACCAAAATTAG
- a CDS encoding type-F conjugative transfer system secretin TraK — MRTKISRWMTPSLIAMSLSGVLLSQASYADVELPIVPASVMKQSATANPPVQTNTVSTDVPTTLLMTPGINELIPVALGHLNRIVTPFESPQVRTTSDAQTQIKGNVVYVATDKESPVSLYITPPGQEATALSVTLVPRRIPPREITLAIDGQQWPIKGVVNRKAATWETAQPYVDSLRDLLRRLALNELPQGYDIRFAGQTDTSPKCFQPGLKFGFKQGQIVTGHYFTVYVGLVESFADEPIEAREIACHAPDIVASAYWPRNILLPGEKTELYVVVRNHREEAVESLRPSLLVGGE; from the coding sequence ATGCGAACCAAAATTAGTCGATGGATGACACCAAGCTTAATCGCAATGAGCTTGAGTGGCGTCCTGCTATCTCAAGCGTCGTATGCAGACGTGGAATTGCCGATTGTGCCAGCCAGTGTGATGAAGCAGTCTGCTACTGCAAATCCACCGGTTCAAACCAATACGGTTTCAACGGATGTGCCAACAACGCTACTGATGACACCGGGGATTAATGAACTGATCCCTGTAGCACTTGGCCATCTGAACCGGATTGTGACGCCGTTTGAATCGCCTCAGGTGAGAACAACCAGTGATGCTCAGACGCAAATCAAGGGGAATGTTGTATATGTGGCCACGGACAAAGAATCACCGGTTTCACTTTACATCACTCCGCCTGGTCAGGAAGCTACCGCATTATCTGTCACCTTAGTACCTCGTCGTATTCCACCGCGTGAAATCACCTTAGCGATTGATGGTCAGCAGTGGCCTATTAAGGGCGTCGTGAACCGAAAAGCCGCCACTTGGGAAACGGCTCAGCCATACGTCGATAGCTTACGTGATTTACTCAGACGCCTTGCACTAAATGAGTTACCACAAGGCTATGACATCCGTTTCGCTGGCCAAACTGACACAAGCCCGAAATGTTTTCAGCCGGGCTTAAAGTTTGGTTTTAAGCAGGGGCAAATTGTGACGGGACATTACTTCACCGTCTATGTAGGACTGGTTGAAAGCTTTGCCGATGAGCCGATAGAAGCCAGAGAAATAGCCTGTCATGCACCGGATATAGTGGCAAGCGCCTACTGGCCTCGCAATATCTTGTTGCCGGGTGAAAAGACTGAGTTGTATGTGGTTGTTCGCAATCATCGTGAAGAAGCGGTGGAAAGTCTGCGACCTTCGCTTCTTGTGGGAGGTGAATAA
- a CDS encoding TraB/VirB10 family protein, with protein sequence MKAQWEQMSPNMKRGLSVAGIAGGLILMVMVFSPNPDDGSSSRNRQETIRHILTDTNTRDVGVDSLAANVKLLSERNEQLRREVERLRRDVDSGRLSPGSPSIPSEVNAELARLRAELDDVRAGGDAAVEGTNSRFEVPLSAMELPKEEKPLPSNPDDYFANAPLPDPLYQQPANGQGTRARDVPLPPITIRMIEPEVVAEPDVVVQEAPPLYLPAGSIISGTLITGLDAPTHESARREPFPALLRIQKEAILPNRFRADIKECFLIAAGYGDLSSERAYLRGETISCVREDGGVIETRLDSYAVGEDGKAGIRGRLVSKQGQLVAKSMMAGFLQGLAGAFDVNPVPTIQTGNAGDTQLYQQVMSQEALQGAAIKGTGKALDRVAKFYLDMAENMFPVIEVDAARKIEVIVTRGASLSLATSQGGGARR encoded by the coding sequence ATGAAAGCACAATGGGAACAAATGAGCCCGAACATGAAGCGGGGTCTATCGGTTGCTGGTATTGCTGGTGGTCTCATCCTTATGGTGATGGTGTTTTCACCTAATCCTGACGATGGCTCAAGCAGTCGGAACCGGCAGGAAACGATCCGGCACATTCTTACGGATACCAATACTCGTGATGTTGGGGTCGATAGTTTGGCTGCGAACGTAAAACTACTCAGTGAGCGCAATGAACAGTTACGTCGTGAAGTTGAGCGCTTGCGTCGTGACGTCGATTCAGGACGGCTAAGCCCTGGTTCGCCTTCTATACCAAGTGAAGTCAATGCGGAGCTGGCCCGCCTTAGAGCGGAACTTGATGATGTTCGCGCTGGAGGTGATGCAGCAGTTGAAGGCACAAATAGCCGCTTTGAAGTGCCTTTATCTGCCATGGAATTGCCTAAAGAAGAAAAGCCATTGCCGTCTAACCCAGACGACTATTTTGCCAATGCGCCGCTGCCTGATCCGCTCTATCAGCAGCCAGCCAATGGCCAAGGCACACGAGCTCGGGATGTTCCATTGCCGCCAATCACGATTCGTATGATTGAGCCTGAAGTGGTTGCCGAACCAGACGTTGTTGTGCAAGAAGCGCCGCCTTTGTATCTACCGGCGGGCAGCATCATCTCAGGTACTTTGATCACGGGTTTGGATGCCCCTACTCACGAGTCCGCAAGACGCGAGCCTTTTCCTGCATTGCTGAGGATTCAAAAGGAAGCCATTTTACCCAACCGATTTAGAGCGGATATCAAAGAGTGTTTCTTGATCGCCGCAGGTTACGGTGATTTGAGCTCAGAGCGTGCCTATTTGCGAGGCGAGACCATTTCATGTGTGAGAGAAGATGGTGGCGTCATTGAAACACGACTGGATTCTTATGCCGTGGGTGAAGACGGCAAAGCCGGTATTCGTGGCCGATTAGTGTCGAAACAAGGCCAACTGGTGGCTAAATCGATGATGGCCGGATTCCTACAGGGCTTGGCAGGCGCATTTGATGTGAATCCTGTACCAACGATTCAGACGGGTAATGCCGGTGATACTCAGCTGTACCAGCAAGTCATGAGCCAAGAAGCATTACAAGGCGCTGCGATTAAAGGCACAGGTAAAGCATTGGATCGAGTGGCCAAGTTCTATTTGGACATGGCTGAAAATATGTTCCCAGTTATAGAGGTAGACGCTGCAAGGAAAATTGAAGTCATAGTCACTCGTGGTGCCTCGTTGTCGTTGGCCACTTCGCAAGGGGGAGGTGCAAGAAGATGA
- the traV gene encoding type IV conjugative transfer system lipoprotein TraV, with protein sequence MTTSMQNNPKHQSKQWSKAGLLLLAVGSTLLSGCSSLGLGSSEYGCPGMPDGVRCLSAREVYELTSNGAAPKTIDAVATRIGSPSGYSQSDLETGLLSHPALPETQQSAPIRIPSRVMRIWIAPWEDDRGDLNLSSYVFTEIEPRRWDIGVSAPRTVSPVLRPLQTQSDSASAGADGKRDNLSIYGETNE encoded by the coding sequence ATGACGACATCAATGCAGAACAACCCAAAGCACCAGTCAAAACAGTGGTCTAAAGCTGGATTACTTTTATTGGCTGTCGGCTCAACCTTATTGTCTGGCTGTAGTTCATTGGGTCTTGGGAGTAGTGAATATGGATGTCCAGGTATGCCTGACGGTGTGCGCTGTTTATCCGCTCGTGAAGTCTATGAGCTTACCAGCAATGGCGCTGCACCCAAGACGATTGATGCTGTGGCGACTCGAATTGGTTCTCCCTCTGGGTATTCACAATCTGATTTAGAGACAGGACTGCTGAGCCATCCAGCATTACCCGAGACGCAGCAATCTGCACCTATTCGCATTCCTTCAAGGGTAATGCGGATTTGGATTGCGCCTTGGGAGGATGACCGTGGAGATCTGAATTTATCCAGCTACGTGTTTACCGAAATTGAACCGCGCCGGTGGGATATTGGGGTGTCAGCACCTCGAACGGTTTCGCCAGTGCTACGTCCACTTCAGACTCAAAGCGATTCTGCCTCAGCGGGAGCTGATGGTAAGCGCGATAACTTGAGTATCTACGGAGAAACTAACGAATGA
- the traA gene encoding TraA family conjugative transfer protein, with translation MTNAVRTIQTQRLMTIGALGLMALMISEPSFAGTGGDAFTDVWDTLKDWTQGTLGRIVAGAMVLVGIVGGIARQSLMAFALGIGGGMGLYNTPTVVESVMSATLPVVASTQEVIGTAVPAISAVLLGT, from the coding sequence ATGACAAATGCAGTTCGCACCATTCAAACTCAGCGCCTAATGACTATTGGTGCGCTTGGTTTAATGGCGTTAATGATTTCGGAGCCCTCATTTGCGGGCACCGGTGGTGATGCTTTCACTGATGTGTGGGATACCCTAAAAGATTGGACCCAAGGTACTTTGGGACGGATCGTAGCGGGAGCCATGGTACTGGTGGGTATTGTGGGCGGTATCGCTCGCCAAAGCTTGATGGCTTTTGCCTTGGGCATTGGTGGCGGTATGGGTCTCTACAATACGCCAACAGTCGTTGAAAGTGTCATGTCTGCAACTTTACCTGTTGTTGCCAGCACTCAAGAAGTCATTGGCACAGCAGTTCCAGCGATCAGCGCCGTTTTACTGGGCACCTGA
- a CDS encoding GNAT family N-acetyltransferase, which translates to MGISAPTLLTDEHQLNAFQCGIEELDTWLRKQALKSQKRGTARVYVVNDTDAHQVVGYYAIAMGSVSREQAFSSLRRNSPDPIPMVILARLGVDNAYQGQGIAAGLLKDCIIRSVQAMNAVGGAGILVHAIDGSAQTFYKKFGFKESTFDPLVLMARICDIEKSLSID; encoded by the coding sequence TTGGGAATAAGTGCACCAACCCTCCTCACTGATGAGCACCAGCTTAATGCCTTTCAATGTGGCATTGAAGAGCTCGATACTTGGTTAAGAAAACAGGCGTTAAAGAGTCAAAAGCGGGGAACCGCGAGGGTGTATGTGGTCAATGACACTGACGCCCATCAAGTGGTCGGGTACTATGCCATTGCCATGGGATCAGTTTCCAGAGAGCAAGCTTTCAGTTCATTAAGAAGAAATAGTCCAGATCCCATTCCCATGGTGATTCTAGCCAGGCTTGGAGTAGATAACGCCTATCAAGGTCAAGGCATTGCGGCAGGTCTTTTAAAAGATTGTATCATTCGCTCAGTACAAGCAATGAACGCTGTCGGTGGAGCAGGAATCTTAGTCCATGCTATTGATGGTAGTGCGCAAACGTTCTACAAGAAATTTGGCTTCAAAGAATCGACGTTTGATCCTTTAGTACTCATGGCAAGGATCTGCGATATCGAAAAATCATTGTCGATAGACTGA
- a CDS encoding DUF1778 domain-containing protein, which produces MATKTAPINMRVLPSVRDIIDAAASLKKVDRTVFIQQAALNEAHSILAEQRDFVLEAKAFEAFDNELRAEPQTLEGMKDLFKRKAPWE; this is translated from the coding sequence ATGGCTACAAAGACAGCCCCAATCAACATGCGAGTACTGCCATCGGTAAGAGACATCATCGATGCCGCAGCAAGTTTAAAAAAAGTTGATAGAACCGTGTTCATTCAGCAAGCAGCGCTCAATGAAGCGCATAGTATACTGGCAGAACAGCGGGATTTTGTTCTAGAAGCAAAGGCTTTTGAAGCGTTTGATAACGAACTTCGTGCAGAGCCACAGACTCTTGAAGGTATGAAAGATCTGTTTAAGAGGAAAGCGCCTTGGGAATAA
- a CDS encoding DsbC family protein: protein MRKLSPIILALALSPLVQAEPVSEVSPVGKIDGMVSLPVTGMKAVESNGRIVFMSDSGRFVIDGTLYDAWSKKPLTSLEEIREAGNTLDLSRLGLKMDDLNPLTLGEGKKKVVVFVDPRCPHCHELLKQALPLTKEYTFQILPVPVLGPDSERQVRQLGCARDKKAATDALLNGRIGNLEQDDACNLEPMQRTLVTAQILGIQGVPFIVANDGRISRGRPYDLSAWLEGR, encoded by the coding sequence ATGCGAAAACTATCTCCAATTATTCTGGCGCTTGCGCTGTCTCCATTGGTTCAAGCTGAACCTGTGTCTGAAGTGTCGCCCGTTGGCAAAATTGACGGCATGGTTTCTTTACCTGTCACTGGTATGAAAGCGGTCGAAAGCAATGGCCGTATTGTTTTCATGTCAGACAGTGGCCGGTTCGTCATTGATGGCACGCTCTATGATGCCTGGTCGAAAAAGCCGCTTACTAGCCTCGAAGAAATTCGTGAAGCTGGTAACACGCTGGACTTAAGTCGTCTTGGCTTAAAAATGGATGATTTGAACCCACTGACTTTAGGCGAAGGCAAAAAGAAAGTGGTGGTCTTTGTTGACCCCCGGTGCCCGCATTGCCATGAGCTTTTGAAACAAGCCCTACCGTTAACCAAAGAATACACCTTCCAAATTCTCCCTGTGCCAGTGCTCGGTCCTGATTCAGAACGTCAGGTTCGCCAGCTTGGCTGTGCGCGTGACAAGAAAGCGGCCACCGATGCATTGCTCAATGGCCGGATTGGTAACCTAGAACAGGATGATGCCTGCAACTTAGAACCAATGCAGCGTACCTTGGTGACGGCTCAAATCCTGGGCATTCAAGGTGTGCCTTTCATCGTTGCCAATGATGGTCGCATCAGCCGAGGCCGTCCTTATGATCTTTCTGCTTGGTTGGAGGGGCGTTAA